A single Pseudomonadota bacterium DNA region contains:
- a CDS encoding type II toxin-antitoxin system RelE/ParE family toxin yields the protein MMEIQYSEKAVKQINKIYKGDKKSAGMILKTIEAYAKNPEEKFDVKVLKGKYGEFKRLRAGTYRIIFEDNGNIILIYEIKHRQGAYND from the coding sequence ATGATGGAAATTCAATACTCTGAAAAAGCAGTAAAGCAAATAAACAAAATATATAAAGGTGATAAAAAAAGCGCCGGTATGATATTAAAAACCATAGAAGCCTATGCAAAAAATCCCGAAGAGAAATTTGACGTTAAAGTATTGAAGGGTAAATATGGAGAATTTAAAAGACTTCGGGCAGGAACCTATAGAATTATATTTGAAGACAATGGTAACATTATTTTGATTTATGAAATAAAACATAGGCAGGGAGCTTATAATGATTAA
- a CDS encoding ORF6N domain-containing protein, with amino-acid sequence MTELLPAETIVSKIYFIRDSKVMLDRDLAELYEVETKVLKQAVRRNIDRFPPDFMFELSIEEFENWIYGKRKETGIR; translated from the coding sequence ATGACTGAATTATTACCGGCAGAAACAATTGTCAGCAAAATATACTTTATAAGGGATTCAAAGGTTATGCTTGATAGAGACTTAGCAGAGCTCTACGAAGTAGAGACAAAAGTCCTAAAACAGGCGGTCAGAAGAAACATTGACCGCTTCCCTCCTGACTTCATGTTTGAGCTGTCAATAGAAGAATTTGAAAATTGGATTTACGGTAAAAGAAAAGAAACGGGAATACGGTAA
- a CDS encoding serine acetyltransferase — protein MPKKISEDDRKCRIDADSVLKTRTRLPGVAEKIIKSCYDTKCFTHIDYEPIPSREFVVEIINKSKEILFPGFFAKEKIDPANLKYCMGQNVSVLFDMVSEQISNCIRHDCFRYSQECSDCSQRGNKIAIEFLESIPSIRKILATDLKAAFDGDPAASSHDEIIFSYPGLYAIMVYRLANKLFKSGVPLLPRMITEYAHSLTGIDIHPGATIGESFTIDHGTGVVIGETSVIGKNVRIYQGVTLGALSLPKDAGILLKGKKRHPTIENDVIIYAGATILGGNTVIGKRSVIGGNVWITESVRPDTTVIMENPRLIYKKNYKIQT, from the coding sequence ATGCCGAAAAAAATATCTGAAGACGACAGAAAATGCAGAATAGATGCCGATTCGGTTTTAAAAACAAGAACCCGTCTTCCGGGGGTTGCAGAAAAGATAATAAAAAGTTGCTATGATACAAAATGTTTTACGCATATTGATTATGAGCCAATCCCTTCAAGAGAATTTGTTGTTGAAATTATAAATAAATCGAAAGAAATTCTGTTTCCGGGTTTTTTTGCGAAAGAAAAGATTGATCCTGCAAACCTTAAATACTGCATGGGTCAAAATGTTTCCGTTTTATTTGATATGGTTTCGGAGCAGATCTCAAACTGCATAAGACACGATTGTTTCAGGTATAGCCAGGAATGCAGCGATTGCAGCCAACGTGGAAATAAAATAGCCATAGAATTTCTTGAATCCATTCCGTCTATCCGCAAAATACTTGCAACCGATTTAAAGGCTGCATTTGACGGAGATCCTGCTGCTTCAAGCCATGATGAGATTATTTTCAGCTACCCCGGCCTTTATGCCATAATGGTTTACAGGCTGGCCAACAAACTTTTTAAAAGCGGTGTACCTCTTCTTCCGCGCATGATAACCGAATATGCTCACAGTCTTACAGGTATAGATATACATCCGGGAGCAACAATTGGCGAAAGCTTTACGATTGATCACGGCACAGGGGTAGTAATAGGTGAAACATCTGTTATCGGCAAAAATGTTCGTATATACCAGGGCGTAACACTGGGAGCTCTTTCACTTCCAAAAGACGCCGGTATACTTCTTAAAGGAAAAAAACGGCATCCGACAATAGAAAATGATGTGATTATTTATGCGGGGGCCACGATACTTGGTGGAAATACCGTAATAGGAAAACGTTCTGTGATCGGCGGAAATGTCTGGATAACCGAATCTGTAAGGCCCGATACAACCGTTATTATGGAAAATCCCCGTCTTATTTATAAAAAAAACTATAAGATCCAAACGTAA
- a CDS encoding amidohydrolase produces the protein MIFYDGHVHFFWTGSFEPVRPKWQSLIDRGLRGVAVIIVAYHPDDINNLLKLIPVAYHDRTGDSFFFNEGSGFDISTAKKINEDEFNIFPYLDTRFIEGQSVDLIPYRKSGFKGLKILYVPEEDKELGIIGWENYFKRSVKESEKLIINMTEQAVSFGWPVIFHADLRKYNDFVKEVLQAYPKHPVVIPHFGSSRKLISQLMDQYKNCYTDFSSLLPFMKKDSKKYVDFITTYSDRVLFGSDTVFDEPALTAEYYDFILKYVDDDNVRTNILSGNYMRIHGF, from the coding sequence ATGATATTTTATGACGGACACGTTCATTTTTTCTGGACAGGTTCTTTTGAGCCTGTGAGGCCCAAGTGGCAGTCTCTGATAGATCGGGGTTTAAGAGGAGTCGCTGTTATCATTGTAGCCTATCACCCCGATGATATAAATAATCTTTTAAAATTAATTCCTGTCGCTTACCATGACAGAACAGGTGATTCCTTTTTTTTCAATGAAGGATCAGGATTTGACATTTCAACTGCAAAAAAAATAAATGAAGATGAGTTTAATATTTTTCCATATCTTGATACCCGGTTTATAGAAGGTCAGTCAGTTGATCTTATACCATATCGCAAAAGCGGATTCAAAGGGTTAAAAATTTTATATGTTCCGGAAGAAGACAAGGAGCTTGGCATTATAGGTTGGGAGAATTATTTCAAACGTTCGGTAAAAGAATCGGAGAAGCTTATAATAAATATGACAGAGCAGGCGGTAAGTTTCGGCTGGCCGGTAATCTTTCATGCCGATCTTAGAAAGTACAATGATTTTGTAAAAGAAGTTCTTCAGGCATATCCGAAGCATCCTGTAGTAATTCCGCATTTTGGTTCTTCAAGAAAACTCATATCACAGTTAATGGATCAATACAAAAATTGTTATACAGATTTTTCTTCCCTGCTGCCCTTTATGAAAAAAGACAGCAAAAAGTATGTGGATTTTATTACAACATACAGCGACCGTGTTTTGTTCGGTTCGGATACAGTATTCGATGAACCGGCTCTGACAGCCGAGTATTATGATTTCATATTAAAGTATGTTGATGATGATAATGTTCGCACAAATATTTTATCCGGTAATTATATGCGTATTCATGGGTTTTAG
- a CDS encoding ABC transporter permease: MRQIFYLVQKEFRQVFRDKAMLRIIFIVPLVQIVILGNAITTDVKNIKLVIQDQDRTPYSRELVLQFVHCGYFKTIGFEESYSKLSDYLSSGKANLAIVIPKHFQRHIVLNKKPDVQVLVDGVDGNYAGVALGYISEIMQNYQKRLIESSPDLGFHVKNIHRVETEPRFWYNPNLESKPYIVPGIIAIMLLIITMFLTSMGIVREKEIGTLEQLMVTPIRSYQLVLGKIIPFSILGIVVINIAMGFIYLIFGIAVKGSLLLMVFESMIFIISTIGLGVFISTIADTQQQALFLAWFTMICFILLSGFFIPIANMPHVIQKITLFNPLRYFIIILREIYLKGTTIKDLIPETLSLVTFGSCLFLAAIIRFKKKLG, encoded by the coding sequence ATGCGCCAGATATTTTATCTTGTTCAAAAAGAATTCAGGCAGGTTTTTCGCGATAAGGCAATGCTTAGAATTATTTTTATAGTTCCTCTGGTTCAAATTGTTATTCTTGGAAACGCTATTACAACAGATGTTAAAAATATAAAGCTTGTCATTCAGGATCAGGACAGGACACCATACAGCAGAGAATTGGTTCTTCAGTTTGTCCACTGCGGATATTTTAAAACTATAGGATTTGAAGAAAGCTACAGCAAGCTTTCAGATTACCTTAGTTCAGGAAAAGCAAATCTTGCAATAGTAATCCCAAAACATTTCCAGCGGCATATAGTGCTTAATAAAAAACCGGATGTTCAGGTTCTTGTTGATGGAGTAGATGGAAACTACGCCGGAGTGGCTCTTGGTTATATTTCGGAAATTATGCAAAACTATCAGAAACGGCTGATAGAATCTTCTCCCGATTTAGGTTTTCATGTTAAAAATATTCACAGAGTGGAAACGGAACCAAGGTTCTGGTATAATCCAAATCTGGAAAGCAAACCATATATTGTACCGGGAATCATCGCCATTATGCTTCTTATAATTACGATGTTTCTTACAAGTATGGGCATAGTGCGCGAGAAGGAAATCGGGACACTGGAACAGCTTATGGTAACACCGATAAGATCATATCAGCTTGTTCTCGGTAAAATTATACCTTTTTCCATTCTCGGCATTGTTGTGATAAATATTGCAATGGGTTTCATCTATCTTATTTTCGGGATAGCAGTTAAAGGCAGCCTTCTTCTTATGGTATTTGAATCTATGATTTTTATAATTTCAACGATAGGGCTCGGTGTTTTTATTTCTACAATAGCGGATACCCAGCAGCAGGCTCTGTTTCTGGCCTGGTTTACCATGATTTGCTTCATACTACTTTCGGGTTTTTTTATTCCTATTGCAAATATGCCCCATGTAATACAAAAGATCACGCTTTTTAACCCGCTTCGCTACTTTATAATAATATTGCGGGAAATATATCTCAAAGGAACTACAATAAAAGATCTTATACCTGAAACTCTTTCACTGGTTACTTTCGGCAGTTGTTTATTTCTTGCGGCAATAATAAGATTTAAGAAAAAACTGGGATAA
- a CDS encoding ABC transporter permease has translation MKLRRITNFIIKEYIHIFRDKVSLIIIILMPIVMVILYGYAITFDMKNISFATIDDSKTQKSRELIQSFTGNKFFVLKFMDIKRSETDSLFKERKIQMVLVIPKDFSESLTSKQTTKVQLLIDAADSNVATFINNYSNKVMQIYNGKINIETPGIINLEPRIFFNPDLKSSRFFVPGLVAFILLLISALLTSIAIAREKETGTLEQILVSPVYPVEIVIGKVIPYVTLGFLNGTIIILFAKFLFKVPINGSLILMSAFALLYIFVAMSFGLMISASAQSQQSAMLAVIMATVLPTIMLSGFIFPIASMPLPLRLISNLIPATHFLIIIRGIMLKGTGFMMLWKQVAALSAIGLFMISIAIKRFKMTLE, from the coding sequence ATGAAACTGCGAAGAATTACAAATTTTATTATTAAAGAATATATACATATTTTCAGAGATAAGGTTTCTCTTATTATAATAATTCTTATGCCGATCGTCATGGTGATTCTATATGGTTATGCCATTACGTTTGATATGAAAAACATAAGTTTTGCTACAATCGATGACAGTAAAACACAAAAGAGCCGGGAGCTTATCCAAAGCTTTACAGGAAATAAATTTTTTGTATTAAAATTTATGGATATAAAACGCAGCGAAACAGATTCTTTGTTTAAAGAAAGAAAAATCCAGATGGTTCTGGTAATTCCCAAAGATTTTTCCGAAAGCCTTACCTCAAAGCAAACAACAAAAGTACAGCTTTTGATAGATGCCGCGGATTCAAATGTTGCGACATTTATAAATAACTACAGCAACAAGGTAATGCAGATATATAATGGGAAAATCAACATCGAAACTCCCGGAATAATAAATCTTGAACCACGGATATTTTTCAATCCTGACTTAAAAAGCTCCAGGTTTTTCGTACCCGGACTTGTGGCATTTATACTTCTTCTTATAAGCGCATTATTAACATCCATTGCCATTGCACGTGAAAAGGAAACCGGTACTTTAGAACAAATTCTGGTTTCACCGGTTTATCCTGTAGAAATAGTAATAGGAAAAGTAATCCCATATGTAACATTAGGTTTTTTAAACGGAACCATAATCATTCTTTTTGCAAAGTTTTTGTTTAAAGTGCCCATTAACGGCAGCCTGATATTAATGAGTGCTTTTGCGCTTTTGTATATATTTGTAGCAATGAGTTTTGGCCTTATGATTTCCGCATCTGCACAATCACAGCAGTCAGCGATGCTTGCGGTTATTATGGCAACCGTTCTTCCGACCATTATGTTAAGCGGATTTATTTTTCCTATTGCAAGTATGCCTCTTCCCCTTCGGCTAATATCAAATCTGATACCTGCCACTCATTTTTTAATCATCATACGTGGCATTATGCTCAAAGGAACCGGGTTTATGATGCTTTGGAAACAGGTGGCGGCTTTGTCCGCTATCGGCCTTTTTATGATATCTATTGCAATTAAACGTTTTAAAATGACTTTGGAATAA
- a CDS encoding ABC transporter ATP-binding protein → METDIAVSVSKLSRHFGKFVAVDEISFEVKKGEIFGFLGANGAGKTTAIKILCGLLKPTSGEANVAGFNIKTDSTNIKKHIGYMSQKFSLYEDLTVKENIEFYGGIYGLSRKEILNKTKLLVSELHLENVQNSLTKTLPMGWKQRLALSTSLLHDPPIIFLDEPTGGVDPVSRRNFWRIIYEIANSGKTVFVTTHYMDEAEYCNRLSIMHKGKIIEMGTPADLKMKYGKDSIQDVFVELVG, encoded by the coding sequence ATGGAAACTGATATTGCAGTAAGCGTATCAAAGCTTAGCCGCCATTTCGGAAAATTTGTGGCGGTGGATGAAATTTCTTTTGAAGTAAAAAAAGGGGAAATATTCGGCTTTTTGGGAGCAAACGGAGCCGGAAAAACAACGGCTATTAAAATACTTTGCGGACTTTTAAAACCAACATCAGGTGAAGCTAATGTTGCAGGTTTTAATATCAAAACAGATAGTACTAACATAAAAAAACATATAGGCTACATGAGCCAGAAATTTTCTCTTTATGAAGATCTTACAGTCAAAGAGAATATTGAATTTTACGGAGGAATATACGGCTTATCCAGAAAAGAGATACTGAACAAAACAAAGCTTCTTGTATCCGAGCTTCATCTGGAAAATGTGCAAAATTCTTTAACCAAAACCCTGCCTATGGGATGGAAACAGAGACTTGCATTAAGTACTTCTTTACTTCATGATCCTCCCATTATATTTTTAGATGAGCCTACAGGCGGAGTTGACCCTGTTTCTCGGCGCAACTTCTGGAGGATAATCTATGAAATCGCAAATAGCGGGAAAACCGTATTTGTCACAACCCATTACATGGATGAAGCCGAATACTGCAACAGGCTGTCTATAATGCATAAAGGCAAAATAATAGAAATGGGAACACCTGCTGACCTCAAAATGAAATATGGCAAAGATTCCATTCAGGATGTTTTTGTTGAACTGGTCGGGTAA
- a CDS encoding ABC transporter ATP-binding protein has product MLPIISIKNFSKSYGKTKAVANLNIDIEKGELFGLIGPDGAGKTTTIRALVTLIAPDTGEIYVNNLDVSKDIRKIRSITGYMPQRFSLYPDLSVNQNLNFFAKLFEVPKKEIAERKKRLFQFSNLEPFAKRLAGQLSGGMKQKLALSCTLIHDPVVLILDEPTTGVDPVSRNEFWIILKELKNEGVTILVSTPYMDEALKCDRIAIMHEGVILACGNPETLTSRIDNNIYKLSGTDLISNIDPIAKITGIISVQSFGDSLHLTFPKNISAEKINEDIKDILKQNFDLTQIEPSVEDLFIALVEGNNVNGN; this is encoded by the coding sequence ATGTTGCCTATAATAAGCATCAAAAATTTTTCAAAATCCTACGGTAAAACAAAGGCGGTTGCAAACTTAAACATAGATATCGAAAAAGGCGAATTGTTTGGCCTGATAGGGCCGGACGGAGCCGGAAAAACCACAACCATAAGAGCTCTTGTAACCTTGATTGCACCGGATACAGGAGAAATTTATGTCAACAATCTTGATGTTTCAAAAGATATAAGAAAAATCAGAAGCATAACCGGCTACATGCCTCAAAGGTTTTCTTTATATCCCGATCTTTCCGTAAACCAGAACCTGAATTTTTTCGCAAAACTGTTTGAAGTTCCAAAAAAAGAAATCGCCGAAAGGAAAAAAAGGCTTTTTCAGTTCAGCAATCTTGAACCCTTTGCGAAAAGGCTTGCAGGACAGCTTTCCGGAGGTATGAAGCAAAAGCTTGCTCTATCATGTACTCTTATTCATGATCCTGTTGTGCTTATACTTGATGAGCCTACAACCGGCGTCGATCCTGTTTCAAGAAACGAATTCTGGATAATTTTGAAGGAATTAAAAAACGAAGGCGTTACAATTCTTGTGTCTACACCATACATGGATGAAGCGCTCAAATGCGATCGCATAGCAATTATGCACGAAGGAGTTATTCTTGCCTGCGGAAATCCCGAAACGCTTACCAGTCGTATAGATAATAATATCTACAAGCTTTCCGGAACGGATCTTATCAGTAATATAGACCCGATTGCAAAGATCACAGGTATAATTTCCGTTCAGTCTTTCGGTGACAGCCTTCACCTTACTTTTCCAAAAAATATATCTGCTGAAAAAATCAATGAAGATATTAAAGACATTTTAAAACAAAACTTTGATTTAACACAGATAGAACCATCGGTTGAAGATTTGTTTATAGCGCTTGTTGAAGGTAATAATGTTAATGGAAACTGA